From Triticum aestivum cultivar Chinese Spring chromosome 4A, IWGSC CS RefSeq v2.1, whole genome shotgun sequence, a single genomic window includes:
- the LOC123085499 gene encoding protein SIEL isoform X3, with protein sequence MRKELGGDGDQMDRVFLQLSSMARDMCTEVRIEAFNALAKMQRVSEGVLLQSLSKKIIKTDTGSASSIKGKKLPPKLSSPCAAGIFAHGVEDEFYQVRTVACKTLGALAKLSNQYAQKALDLLMDMMNDDTEAVRLQTLQTLFDIATYGCLSMQEKHMHMFLGILMDPNVVVQNAARKILGSVNLPKLQMFKSALDGLIAGLEKNPEDQDIYGVLFSIGKNHGSFSANIAKHLAKEFFQVRYILERRYYLNSINMASDGELILDKPRIKALLMVSVLAAYDDKDKKLDIPAVILSHAIPLFGMISCALAEDEQDSLLSYLYHQAGMQFWEKKLVSVEGGDYECFSVETVGGTHAQVETTGKTTKYLDEVVIMQSTRLILETVKGAWAVIKPCSIGKVQSTLRTCKEEVNILAVNSSGSTSAVLSFVCDYLDAVQLIVEIWWFIQLDDSHAFGPTSLDILLEKLDTSVRRMKCCYAGLHRELEVQVLEFALLAILCRLSEFGTCSKLVLDKLHWIINHIDGLCADGSYELSNFSKEVKKVFDGNFIDGTPIVNICTFLDIFDLKPARDFEMLNATTAVLQVRDTDSENPLSYVYGLPVGVTFDMSLCNTSSHDRIWLRMVAGQSVQHVFLDLSCFEGNDKMKSCSRVIPFYATPMACSFVMRACLVIECPFGSIGTHQEGHGGPRDCVVQLCDELDVYFVSADTEQRQWSK encoded by the exons ATGAGAAAGGAGTTGGGTGGTGATGGTGACCAAATGGACCGGGTTTTCCTACAG CTTAGCTCCATGGCTAGGGACATGTGTACAGAAGTAAGAATTGAAGCATTCAACGCACTTGCCAAAATGCAGAGAGTATCTGAAGGTGTTTTGCTTCAGTCACTGTCTAAGAAGATCATAAAAACTGACACTGGGAGTGCCTCTAGCATCAAAGGGAAAAAATTACCACCTAAATTATCATCCCCCTGTGCTGCTGGCATATTTGCACATGGGGTTGAAGATGAATTTTATCAG GTCCGAACAGTTGCATGTAAAACGCTGGGAGCTCTTGCAAAGCTTTCAAACCAATATGCACAGAAGGCCTTGGACTTGTTGATGGACATGATGAATGATGATACAGAAGCAGTTAGACTGCAAACTTTGCAGACGCTGTTTGATATTGCAACATATGGATGTTTGAGCATGCAGGAGAAGCACATGCACATG TTCCTTGGCATATTGATGGATCCCAATGTGGTAGTTCAAAATGCAGCACGCAAGATCCTAGGGTCAGTGAATCTGCCTAAACTTCAAATGTTTAAATCTGCACTTGATGGTCTCATTGCAGGTCTGGAGAAAAATCCGGAG GATCAAGATATATATGGCGTTCTGTTTTCCATTGGCAAGAATCATGGGAGCTTTTCAGCCAATATAGCCAAACatttagccaaagag TTCTTTCAAGTTCGGTATATACTAGAAAGGAGGTACTATCTCAATTCG ATCAATATGGCATCTGATGGAGAGCTGATCTTGGATAAACCTAGAATCAAAGCATTGTTAATGGTGTCTGTCTTGGCTGCTTATGATGATAAAGACAAAAAACTGGATATACCCGCAGTTATATTATCACATGCAATTCCCCTATTTGGGATGATCTCGTGTGCACTAGCCGAAGATGAACAGGATTCACTCTTATCCTACTTGTATCATCAAGCTGGAATGCAGTTTTGGGAAAAGAAGTTAGTGTCTGTAGAAGGTGGAGATTATGAATGTTTCAGTGTTGAAACTGTGGGAGGAACTCATGCACAGGTAGAAACGACTGGAAAAACAACCAAGTACTTAGATGAAGTTGTGATAATGCAATCGACAAGGCTCATATTAGAAACAGTTAAAGGAGCCTGGGCTGTGATAAAGCCGTGCAGTATAGGAAAAGTTCAAAGTACTCTGAG AACATGCAAAGAAGAAGTCAATATCTTAGCTGTAAATTCTTCTGGATCAACTAGTGCGGTCTTGAGCTTTGTATGCGACTATCTTGATGCAGTACAGCTCATTGTTGAAATATGGTGGTTCATTCAGTTGGATGATTCTCATGCTTTTGGCCCCACATCACTTGATATTTTGCTTGAGAAGTTGGATACATCTGTGAGAAGGATGAAATGTTGTTATGCTGGATTGCATAGAGAACTGGAGGTTCAAGTCTTGGAGTTTGCTTTGTTAGCTATTTTATGTAGACTGTCTGAGTTTGGAACATGTTCAAAATTAGTGCTAGATAAGTTGCATTGGATAATTAATCACATTGATGGTCTGTGTGCCGATGGATCCTATGAGCTTTCCAACTTCAGTAAAGAAGTTAAGAAAGTGTTTGATGGTAACTTTATCGACGGCACTCCTATTGTCAACATTTGCACCTTTCTTGATATCTTTGATCTAAAACCAGCAAGAGATTTTGAAATGCTTAATGCTACAACTGCTGTGCTGCAAGTCCGGGATACAGATTCTGAAAATCCGTTATCATACGTTTATGGATTACCCGTGGGCGTGACCTTTGACATGTCTCTGTGCAATACCTCTAGTCATGATAGAATATGGCTCCGCATGGTTGCTGGTCAGTCCGTCCAACATGTCTTCTTAGACTTGTCTTGTTTTGAGGGCAATGATAAGATGAAGAGCTGCTCCAGAGTCATTCCTTTCTATGCTACCCCAATGGCATGTTCATTTGTTATGAGGGCATGCTTGGTAATTGAATGCCCATTTGGAAGTATCGGCACTCACCAGGAAGGACATGGAGGGCCAAGAGATTGTGTAGTCCAACTATGTGATGAATTGGATGTCTACTTTGTTAGTGCTGATACCGAGCAAAGGCAATGGTCGAAATGA
- the LOC123085499 gene encoding protein SIEL isoform X1 has protein sequence MDEGLAASEPGPSVAKRARFMGPHASSSSGADPEMEIRALVSMASGLYPLARAEALSGLAAVLEKVNAGGGVVECCYACAEKLLRDEDEGIRLAAVRLVGLCAEKFAMRKELGGDGDQMDRVFLQLSSMARDMCTEVRIEAFNALAKMQRVSEGVLLQSLSKKIIKTDTGSASSIKGKKLPPKLSSPCAAGIFAHGVEDEFYQVRTVACKTLGALAKLSNQYAQKALDLLMDMMNDDTEAVRLQTLQTLFDIATYGCLSMQEKHMHMFLGILMDPNVVVQNAARKILGSVNLPKLQMFKSALDGLIAGLEKNPEDQDIYGVLFSIGKNHGSFSANIAKHLAKEFFQVRYILERRYYLNSINMASDGELILDKPRIKALLMVSVLAAYDDKDKKLDIPAVILSHAIPLFGMISCALAEDEQDSLLSYLYHQAGMQFWEKKLVSVEGGDYECFSVETVGGTHAQVETTGKTTKYLDEVVIMQSTRLILETVKGAWAVIKPCSIGKVQSTLRTCKEEVNILAVNSSGSTSAVLSFVCDYLDAVQLIVEIWWFIQLDDSHAFGPTSLDILLEKLDTSVRRMKCCYAGLHRELEVQVLEFALLAILCRLSEFGTCSKLVLDKLHWIINHIDGLCADGSYELSNFSKEVKKVFDGNFIDGTPIVNICTFLDIFDLKPARDFEMLNATTAVLQVRDTDSENPLSYVYGLPVGVTFDMSLCNTSSHDRIWLRMVAGQSVQHVFLDLSCFEGNDKMKSCSRVIPFYATPMACSFVMRACLVIECPFGSIGTHQEGHGGPRDCVVQLCDELDVYFVSADTEQRQWSK, from the exons ATGGACGAGGGCCTCGCCGCTTCCGAACCCGGCCCATCCGTCGCCAAGCGGGCTCGGTTTATGGGGCCGCACGCATCCAGTAGCTCAGGCGCTGACCCTGAGATGGAGATCCGAGCACTAGTCTCGATGGCCAGCGGACTCTACCCGTTGGCACGGGCGGAGGCGCTCAGCGGCCTCGCTGCGGTCCTCGAGAAGGTGAATGCCGGCGGCGGGGTTGTGGAGTGTTGCTACGCTTGCGCGGAGAAATTGCTGAGGGACGAGGACGAGGGTATCAGGTTGGCCGCTGTGCGATTG GTTGGCCTTTGTGCGGAAAAGTTTGCCATGAGAAAGGAGTTGGGTGGTGATGGTGACCAAATGGACCGGGTTTTCCTACAG CTTAGCTCCATGGCTAGGGACATGTGTACAGAAGTAAGAATTGAAGCATTCAACGCACTTGCCAAAATGCAGAGAGTATCTGAAGGTGTTTTGCTTCAGTCACTGTCTAAGAAGATCATAAAAACTGACACTGGGAGTGCCTCTAGCATCAAAGGGAAAAAATTACCACCTAAATTATCATCCCCCTGTGCTGCTGGCATATTTGCACATGGGGTTGAAGATGAATTTTATCAG GTCCGAACAGTTGCATGTAAAACGCTGGGAGCTCTTGCAAAGCTTTCAAACCAATATGCACAGAAGGCCTTGGACTTGTTGATGGACATGATGAATGATGATACAGAAGCAGTTAGACTGCAAACTTTGCAGACGCTGTTTGATATTGCAACATATGGATGTTTGAGCATGCAGGAGAAGCACATGCACATG TTCCTTGGCATATTGATGGATCCCAATGTGGTAGTTCAAAATGCAGCACGCAAGATCCTAGGGTCAGTGAATCTGCCTAAACTTCAAATGTTTAAATCTGCACTTGATGGTCTCATTGCAGGTCTGGAGAAAAATCCGGAG GATCAAGATATATATGGCGTTCTGTTTTCCATTGGCAAGAATCATGGGAGCTTTTCAGCCAATATAGCCAAACatttagccaaagag TTCTTTCAAGTTCGGTATATACTAGAAAGGAGGTACTATCTCAATTCG ATCAATATGGCATCTGATGGAGAGCTGATCTTGGATAAACCTAGAATCAAAGCATTGTTAATGGTGTCTGTCTTGGCTGCTTATGATGATAAAGACAAAAAACTGGATATACCCGCAGTTATATTATCACATGCAATTCCCCTATTTGGGATGATCTCGTGTGCACTAGCCGAAGATGAACAGGATTCACTCTTATCCTACTTGTATCATCAAGCTGGAATGCAGTTTTGGGAAAAGAAGTTAGTGTCTGTAGAAGGTGGAGATTATGAATGTTTCAGTGTTGAAACTGTGGGAGGAACTCATGCACAGGTAGAAACGACTGGAAAAACAACCAAGTACTTAGATGAAGTTGTGATAATGCAATCGACAAGGCTCATATTAGAAACAGTTAAAGGAGCCTGGGCTGTGATAAAGCCGTGCAGTATAGGAAAAGTTCAAAGTACTCTGAG AACATGCAAAGAAGAAGTCAATATCTTAGCTGTAAATTCTTCTGGATCAACTAGTGCGGTCTTGAGCTTTGTATGCGACTATCTTGATGCAGTACAGCTCATTGTTGAAATATGGTGGTTCATTCAGTTGGATGATTCTCATGCTTTTGGCCCCACATCACTTGATATTTTGCTTGAGAAGTTGGATACATCTGTGAGAAGGATGAAATGTTGTTATGCTGGATTGCATAGAGAACTGGAGGTTCAAGTCTTGGAGTTTGCTTTGTTAGCTATTTTATGTAGACTGTCTGAGTTTGGAACATGTTCAAAATTAGTGCTAGATAAGTTGCATTGGATAATTAATCACATTGATGGTCTGTGTGCCGATGGATCCTATGAGCTTTCCAACTTCAGTAAAGAAGTTAAGAAAGTGTTTGATGGTAACTTTATCGACGGCACTCCTATTGTCAACATTTGCACCTTTCTTGATATCTTTGATCTAAAACCAGCAAGAGATTTTGAAATGCTTAATGCTACAACTGCTGTGCTGCAAGTCCGGGATACAGATTCTGAAAATCCGTTATCATACGTTTATGGATTACCCGTGGGCGTGACCTTTGACATGTCTCTGTGCAATACCTCTAGTCATGATAGAATATGGCTCCGCATGGTTGCTGGTCAGTCCGTCCAACATGTCTTCTTAGACTTGTCTTGTTTTGAGGGCAATGATAAGATGAAGAGCTGCTCCAGAGTCATTCCTTTCTATGCTACCCCAATGGCATGTTCATTTGTTATGAGGGCATGCTTGGTAATTGAATGCCCATTTGGAAGTATCGGCACTCACCAGGAAGGACATGGAGGGCCAAGAGATTGTGTAGTCCAACTATGTGATGAATTGGATGTCTACTTTGTTAGTGCTGATACCGAGCAAAGGCAATGGTCGAAATGA
- the LOC123085499 gene encoding protein SIEL isoform X2, translating to MDEGLAASEPGPSVAKRARFMGPHASSSSGADPEMEIRALVSMASGLYPLARAEALSGLAAVLEKVNAGGGVVECCYACAEKLLRDEDEGIRLAAVRLVGLCAEKFAMRKELGGDGDQMDRVFLQLSSMARDMCTEVRIEAFNALAKMQRVSEGVLLQSLSKKIIKTDTGSASSIKGKKLPPKLSSPCAAGIFAHGVEDEFYQVRTVACKTLGALAKLSNQYAQKALDLLMDMMNDDTEAVRLQTLQTLFDIATYGCLSMQEKHMHMFLGILMDPNVVVQNAARKILGSVNLPKLQMFKSALDGLIAGLEKNPEDQDIYGVLFSIGKNHGSFSANIAKHLAKEINMASDGELILDKPRIKALLMVSVLAAYDDKDKKLDIPAVILSHAIPLFGMISCALAEDEQDSLLSYLYHQAGMQFWEKKLVSVEGGDYECFSVETVGGTHAQVETTGKTTKYLDEVVIMQSTRLILETVKGAWAVIKPCSIGKVQSTLRTCKEEVNILAVNSSGSTSAVLSFVCDYLDAVQLIVEIWWFIQLDDSHAFGPTSLDILLEKLDTSVRRMKCCYAGLHRELEVQVLEFALLAILCRLSEFGTCSKLVLDKLHWIINHIDGLCADGSYELSNFSKEVKKVFDGNFIDGTPIVNICTFLDIFDLKPARDFEMLNATTAVLQVRDTDSENPLSYVYGLPVGVTFDMSLCNTSSHDRIWLRMVAGQSVQHVFLDLSCFEGNDKMKSCSRVIPFYATPMACSFVMRACLVIECPFGSIGTHQEGHGGPRDCVVQLCDELDVYFVSADTEQRQWSK from the exons ATGGACGAGGGCCTCGCCGCTTCCGAACCCGGCCCATCCGTCGCCAAGCGGGCTCGGTTTATGGGGCCGCACGCATCCAGTAGCTCAGGCGCTGACCCTGAGATGGAGATCCGAGCACTAGTCTCGATGGCCAGCGGACTCTACCCGTTGGCACGGGCGGAGGCGCTCAGCGGCCTCGCTGCGGTCCTCGAGAAGGTGAATGCCGGCGGCGGGGTTGTGGAGTGTTGCTACGCTTGCGCGGAGAAATTGCTGAGGGACGAGGACGAGGGTATCAGGTTGGCCGCTGTGCGATTG GTTGGCCTTTGTGCGGAAAAGTTTGCCATGAGAAAGGAGTTGGGTGGTGATGGTGACCAAATGGACCGGGTTTTCCTACAG CTTAGCTCCATGGCTAGGGACATGTGTACAGAAGTAAGAATTGAAGCATTCAACGCACTTGCCAAAATGCAGAGAGTATCTGAAGGTGTTTTGCTTCAGTCACTGTCTAAGAAGATCATAAAAACTGACACTGGGAGTGCCTCTAGCATCAAAGGGAAAAAATTACCACCTAAATTATCATCCCCCTGTGCTGCTGGCATATTTGCACATGGGGTTGAAGATGAATTTTATCAG GTCCGAACAGTTGCATGTAAAACGCTGGGAGCTCTTGCAAAGCTTTCAAACCAATATGCACAGAAGGCCTTGGACTTGTTGATGGACATGATGAATGATGATACAGAAGCAGTTAGACTGCAAACTTTGCAGACGCTGTTTGATATTGCAACATATGGATGTTTGAGCATGCAGGAGAAGCACATGCACATG TTCCTTGGCATATTGATGGATCCCAATGTGGTAGTTCAAAATGCAGCACGCAAGATCCTAGGGTCAGTGAATCTGCCTAAACTTCAAATGTTTAAATCTGCACTTGATGGTCTCATTGCAGGTCTGGAGAAAAATCCGGAG GATCAAGATATATATGGCGTTCTGTTTTCCATTGGCAAGAATCATGGGAGCTTTTCAGCCAATATAGCCAAACatttagccaaagag ATCAATATGGCATCTGATGGAGAGCTGATCTTGGATAAACCTAGAATCAAAGCATTGTTAATGGTGTCTGTCTTGGCTGCTTATGATGATAAAGACAAAAAACTGGATATACCCGCAGTTATATTATCACATGCAATTCCCCTATTTGGGATGATCTCGTGTGCACTAGCCGAAGATGAACAGGATTCACTCTTATCCTACTTGTATCATCAAGCTGGAATGCAGTTTTGGGAAAAGAAGTTAGTGTCTGTAGAAGGTGGAGATTATGAATGTTTCAGTGTTGAAACTGTGGGAGGAACTCATGCACAGGTAGAAACGACTGGAAAAACAACCAAGTACTTAGATGAAGTTGTGATAATGCAATCGACAAGGCTCATATTAGAAACAGTTAAAGGAGCCTGGGCTGTGATAAAGCCGTGCAGTATAGGAAAAGTTCAAAGTACTCTGAG AACATGCAAAGAAGAAGTCAATATCTTAGCTGTAAATTCTTCTGGATCAACTAGTGCGGTCTTGAGCTTTGTATGCGACTATCTTGATGCAGTACAGCTCATTGTTGAAATATGGTGGTTCATTCAGTTGGATGATTCTCATGCTTTTGGCCCCACATCACTTGATATTTTGCTTGAGAAGTTGGATACATCTGTGAGAAGGATGAAATGTTGTTATGCTGGATTGCATAGAGAACTGGAGGTTCAAGTCTTGGAGTTTGCTTTGTTAGCTATTTTATGTAGACTGTCTGAGTTTGGAACATGTTCAAAATTAGTGCTAGATAAGTTGCATTGGATAATTAATCACATTGATGGTCTGTGTGCCGATGGATCCTATGAGCTTTCCAACTTCAGTAAAGAAGTTAAGAAAGTGTTTGATGGTAACTTTATCGACGGCACTCCTATTGTCAACATTTGCACCTTTCTTGATATCTTTGATCTAAAACCAGCAAGAGATTTTGAAATGCTTAATGCTACAACTGCTGTGCTGCAAGTCCGGGATACAGATTCTGAAAATCCGTTATCATACGTTTATGGATTACCCGTGGGCGTGACCTTTGACATGTCTCTGTGCAATACCTCTAGTCATGATAGAATATGGCTCCGCATGGTTGCTGGTCAGTCCGTCCAACATGTCTTCTTAGACTTGTCTTGTTTTGAGGGCAATGATAAGATGAAGAGCTGCTCCAGAGTCATTCCTTTCTATGCTACCCCAATGGCATGTTCATTTGTTATGAGGGCATGCTTGGTAATTGAATGCCCATTTGGAAGTATCGGCACTCACCAGGAAGGACATGGAGGGCCAAGAGATTGTGTAGTCCAACTATGTGATGAATTGGATGTCTACTTTGTTAGTGCTGATACCGAGCAAAGGCAATGGTCGAAATGA